Proteins from a single region of Shinella zoogloeoides:
- a CDS encoding methyl-accepting chemotaxis protein has product MLPKTATARNMFAIVAAGVATTVATAGVLLWLSYRAVEERSISEMVNAAEASAGKVETYFAQVKALSWNMRSALYAMKASGAPSRETMNGVFDRLMADNPFALGVSTGWEPNAFDGKDEEYKNQPGHDATGRYIPYFVRSEGKVGMEALVDYDKPGAGDYYQVPKATGKDFLTEPYSYAIGGKNVLMTSFMVPLLFDGKFQGETGVDIALDALAADMAQLKPLGEGYVALLSQGGSIISHPDQSVLGKALADSGLDATAWQAMIDNPEKAMEITDANGVASIAVAVPVPLVPGTTWYTVASVPKSVLFASLSTLAATSIVVIAIAAGLMISIGWLLASRFRKRLDKVIVATSEIARGRTDVDLSESERQDEIGEMARSLAVLRDATLAKVRLEGEAEQNRALSEEERRQRAEEAAERERQTRAAVGALAEGLQKLADGDMTHRIHEAFAGSLDEVRHDFNASVEKLQSALRSVGTNANAIQAGSAEIRSASDDLAKRTEQQAASVEETAAALEEITTSLKDATKRAEDAGQLVERTRLGAEKSGAVVRRAVDAMSGIETSSREISNIIGVIDEIAFQTNLLALNAGVEAARAGEAGKGFAVVAQEVRELAQRSAQAAKEIKALITKSGEQVHLGVALVGETGSALTEIVDQVQEIDQNVAAIVRSAREQSTGLNEISAAVNSIDQGTQQNAAMVEEQTAASHALATEAAALNTLIAQFRLGTGAAAGRPVAASAGEHQPAASGARALGGRLARAFGGGQPAAAATAAQDWEEF; this is encoded by the coding sequence ATGCTGCCAAAGACTGCGACTGCCCGAAATATGTTCGCCATCGTGGCGGCCGGCGTTGCCACCACCGTCGCGACGGCGGGCGTTCTGCTCTGGCTGTCCTATCGGGCGGTGGAGGAGCGGTCGATCTCGGAAATGGTCAATGCGGCCGAGGCGAGCGCCGGCAAGGTCGAGACCTACTTCGCGCAGGTCAAGGCGCTGAGCTGGAACATGCGCTCGGCGCTCTATGCGATGAAGGCATCCGGCGCGCCGAGCCGCGAGACGATGAACGGCGTCTTCGACCGCCTCATGGCCGATAATCCCTTCGCGCTCGGCGTCAGCACCGGCTGGGAGCCGAACGCCTTCGACGGCAAGGACGAGGAATACAAGAACCAGCCGGGCCACGACGCCACCGGCCGCTACATTCCCTATTTTGTACGCAGCGAAGGCAAGGTGGGCATGGAGGCGCTGGTCGACTACGACAAGCCCGGCGCCGGCGACTATTATCAGGTGCCGAAGGCGACCGGGAAGGACTTCCTGACCGAACCCTACAGCTATGCCATCGGCGGCAAGAACGTGCTGATGACCTCCTTCATGGTGCCGCTCCTGTTCGATGGCAAGTTCCAGGGCGAGACCGGCGTGGACATCGCCCTCGATGCGCTTGCCGCCGACATGGCGCAGTTGAAGCCGCTCGGGGAAGGGTATGTCGCCCTTCTCAGCCAGGGCGGCAGCATCATCAGCCATCCCGACCAGTCCGTGCTGGGCAAGGCCCTCGCCGATTCCGGCCTCGACGCCACCGCCTGGCAGGCGATGATCGACAATCCGGAAAAGGCGATGGAGATCACCGACGCCAACGGCGTCGCCTCCATCGCGGTCGCCGTGCCGGTGCCGCTTGTGCCGGGCACCACCTGGTATACCGTGGCCTCGGTGCCGAAATCCGTTCTCTTCGCCAGCCTGTCGACGCTTGCCGCGACCTCCATCGTCGTCATCGCGATTGCGGCCGGCCTGATGATTTCCATCGGCTGGCTGCTGGCGTCGCGCTTCCGCAAGCGGCTCGACAAGGTCATCGTCGCAACCAGCGAGATCGCGCGCGGCCGCACAGATGTCGACCTTTCGGAATCCGAACGTCAGGACGAGATCGGCGAGATGGCCCGCTCGCTCGCCGTGCTGCGCGATGCGACGCTCGCCAAGGTGCGGCTGGAAGGCGAGGCGGAGCAGAACCGCGCGCTTTCCGAAGAAGAGCGACGCCAGCGCGCCGAGGAGGCCGCCGAGCGCGAGCGGCAGACCCGGGCCGCCGTGGGGGCGCTGGCCGAGGGCCTGCAGAAGCTTGCCGACGGCGACATGACGCACCGCATCCACGAGGCCTTCGCCGGTTCGCTCGACGAGGTCCGCCACGATTTCAACGCTTCGGTCGAGAAGCTGCAATCGGCGCTGCGTTCCGTGGGCACCAATGCCAATGCCATTCAGGCGGGCTCGGCCGAAATCCGCTCGGCCTCCGACGATCTGGCCAAGCGCACCGAGCAGCAGGCGGCTTCCGTCGAGGAAACCGCCGCCGCGCTGGAGGAGATCACCACCTCGCTCAAGGACGCCACCAAGCGGGCGGAAGATGCCGGCCAGCTCGTCGAGCGCACCCGCCTCGGCGCGGAGAAGTCCGGCGCGGTCGTGCGCCGGGCGGTCGATGCGATGAGCGGCATCGAGACCTCCTCGCGCGAGATTTCCAATATCATCGGCGTGATCGACGAGATCGCCTTCCAGACGAACCTCCTCGCCCTCAATGCGGGCGTGGAAGCGGCGCGTGCCGGGGAGGCCGGCAAGGGCTTTGCCGTCGTGGCGCAGGAAGTGCGCGAGCTTGCCCAGCGTTCGGCGCAGGCGGCCAAGGAGATCAAGGCGCTCATCACCAAGTCGGGCGAGCAGGTGCATCTCGGTGTTGCGCTCGTCGGCGAGACCGGCTCGGCGCTGACGGAGATCGTCGATCAGGTGCAGGAGATCGACCAGAACGTTGCGGCCATCGTGCGCTCCGCCCGCGAGCAGTCGACGGGCCTCAACGAGATCAGCGCGGCGGTGAATTCCATCGACCAGGGCACGCAGCAGAATGCGGCCATGGTGGAGGAACAGACGGCGGCCAGCCATGCGCTGGCCACCGAGGCGGCGGCGCTGAACACGCTCATCGCGCAGTTCCGGCTGGGCACGGGTGCGGCCGCCGGTCGCCCGGTCGCAGCGTCCGCAGGAGAGCACCAGCCGGCCGCGTCCGGCGCAAGGGCGCTCGGCGGCAGGCTCGCCCGGGCGTTCGGCGGCGGACAGCCGGCCGCGGCAGCCACGGCCGCGCAGGACTGGGAAGAATTCTGA
- a CDS encoding efflux RND transporter periplasmic adaptor subunit, whose amino-acid sequence MRIFVPLAVAVIAAIALTGCKREEEAAAPPRPVLSMVVTPTALPGTRFAGTVQAKVQAALGSRVAGRLVSRSVHVGDLVRKGDELAVLDATAFELAVRSARAELSSAEATLASAIAVEERQKTLLQSNAAAKAAVESAEQSRAAADAGLIRARTALVKAEEQLSYTRILAEFDGVVVATGAEVGQTVSPGETIVTVAQPDARDAVVDIPETAEAIAAGSRFTVSLQINPAITVRGVVREIAPSADAATRTRRVKIALENPPDTVRLGTTITAELEGPDLTALMVPETAVLMKDGKPHVWRVDEAKGEVRLTAVETGAAIGRFLPVTSGLKEGERIVTAGVHSLEEGQKITIEDEASL is encoded by the coding sequence ATGAGGATTTTCGTTCCGCTCGCCGTGGCCGTCATTGCCGCCATTGCGCTGACCGGCTGCAAGAGGGAAGAGGAAGCGGCCGCGCCGCCGCGTCCCGTCCTCTCCATGGTCGTGACGCCCACCGCGCTGCCGGGCACGCGCTTTGCCGGCACGGTGCAGGCCAAGGTGCAGGCCGCGCTCGGCTCGCGCGTCGCGGGCCGCCTCGTCTCGCGTAGCGTCCATGTCGGCGATCTCGTTCGCAAGGGCGACGAACTCGCGGTGCTCGACGCCACCGCCTTCGAGCTGGCGGTGCGCTCGGCGCGCGCCGAGCTTTCCAGCGCCGAGGCGACCCTTGCCAGCGCCATCGCGGTCGAGGAGCGGCAGAAGACGCTGCTCCAGTCGAACGCCGCCGCCAAGGCGGCCGTCGAGAGTGCCGAACAGTCGCGTGCGGCGGCCGATGCCGGCCTCATCCGGGCGCGCACGGCGCTGGTGAAGGCCGAGGAGCAGCTTTCCTATACCCGCATTCTCGCCGAGTTCGATGGTGTCGTCGTCGCGACGGGCGCGGAAGTCGGCCAGACGGTCTCGCCCGGCGAGACGATCGTCACCGTCGCCCAGCCGGACGCCCGCGATGCGGTCGTCGATATCCCCGAGACGGCCGAGGCCATCGCCGCCGGTAGCCGCTTCACCGTCTCGCTGCAGATCAACCCCGCCATCACCGTGCGCGGCGTGGTGCGCGAGATCGCGCCGTCCGCCGATGCGGCCACCCGCACGCGGCGCGTCAAGATCGCGCTGGAGAACCCGCCGGATACCGTGCGTCTCGGCACGACCATCACGGCCGAGCTGGAAGGGCCGGACCTGACGGCGCTCATGGTGCCGGAAACGGCCGTGCTCATGAAGGACGGCAAGCCGCATGTCTGGCGCGTCGACGAGGCCAAGGGCGAGGTGCGCCTGACGGCGGTCGAGACGGGCGCGGCCATCGGCCGCTTCCTGCCGGTGACGAGCGGCCTGAAGGAAGGCGAGCGTATCGTCACGGCCGGCGTCCACAGCCTTGAAGAAGGCCAGAAGATAACGATCGAAGACGAGGCAAGCCTATGA
- a CDS encoding efflux RND transporter permease subunit produces MKKFNLSDWALDHASLVWYFMLVFALLGFFAYQNLGREEDPSFVIKTMTISAAWPGASVEETTRQVTERIERKLEELESLDFSRSITTPGQTLVFVNLKPTTRARDVAPTWQTVRNMINDIRGEFPSGVVGPAFNDRFGDVFGNIYAFTADGLTPRQLRDYVEDARTRILTVPNIGRVELIGAQDEVIYLEFSTRQLAALGISTQQVVATLQAQNAIAPSGVVQAGGERVSVRVGGQFTSEDSLRDVNLRVNNRFFRLSDIATITRTYQDPPSALFRFNGEPAIGLAIGMKQGSNLLQFGAAVEKEIELLSHELPAGVDVHLVSDQPKVVEEAVSGFTRALFEAVAIVLIVSFVSLGLRAGLVVALSIPLTLGITFVFMYYDAISLQRVSLGALIIALGLLVDDAMIAVEMMVARLEAGDSLRKAATYVYTSTAFPMLTGTLVTVAGFIPIGLNNSAAGEFTFSLFVVIAISLVVSWVVAVIFTPLLGVTILPKSMKKHHEEKGWFARGFARILDTCMRWKWTTIAATVLIFLGSVFGMGFVQQQFFPSSDRPELVIDWALPQNASIAETNAQIARLEEEKLKGNPDIERWSSYVGEGAVRFLLSFDVQPPSPAFGQTIIVSKDLEARDRLRADLQDYLRKTFVGTDALVKLLDIGPPVGRPIQYRVTGPDIQQVRAQALAFGELLGKNGHLGDIVYDWNEPARVVKVDVLQDKARQLGVTSQDIASALNGVVGGTTVTQIRDDVYLIDVIGRAKPSERESIETIRQIQLPTANGTSVPLAAVANYRYEMEQPVVWRRSRQPTITVKASIADGVQPATVVSQMDKDVAVFRAAMPSGYSVTVGGTVEESANSQAPIVAVVPLMLFAMATILMLQLQSFSRLFLVFAVAPLALIGVVIALLGSGAPLGFVAILGVLALIGILIRNSVILVVQIEDLRREGMRAWDAVREATEHRMRPIMLTAAAASLALIPISREVFWGPMAYAMMGGIIVGTVLTLLFLPALYIAWFRIKPREDAPVPEPEPLAAT; encoded by the coding sequence ATGAAGAAGTTCAACCTTTCGGACTGGGCGCTCGATCATGCGTCGCTCGTCTGGTACTTCATGCTGGTCTTCGCGCTGCTTGGCTTCTTCGCCTACCAGAACCTTGGCCGAGAGGAGGACCCCTCCTTCGTCATCAAGACGATGACGATCAGCGCGGCCTGGCCCGGCGCCTCCGTCGAGGAGACCACGCGGCAGGTGACCGAACGCATCGAGCGCAAGCTGGAGGAGCTGGAATCGCTCGATTTCAGCCGTTCGATCACGACGCCCGGCCAGACGCTCGTCTTCGTCAACCTGAAGCCGACGACGCGCGCCCGCGACGTGGCGCCGACCTGGCAGACCGTGCGCAACATGATCAACGACATCCGCGGCGAGTTTCCGTCCGGCGTCGTCGGCCCGGCCTTCAACGACCGCTTCGGCGACGTGTTCGGCAATATCTACGCCTTCACCGCCGACGGCCTGACGCCGCGCCAGCTTCGCGACTATGTGGAGGACGCCCGCACGCGCATCCTCACCGTGCCGAATATCGGCAGGGTCGAACTCATCGGCGCACAGGACGAGGTGATCTATCTCGAATTCTCGACGCGCCAGCTTGCCGCGCTCGGCATTTCGACCCAGCAGGTTGTCGCGACCCTTCAGGCGCAGAACGCCATTGCGCCCTCGGGCGTGGTGCAGGCCGGCGGCGAGCGCGTCAGCGTGCGCGTCGGCGGGCAGTTCACGTCGGAAGACAGCCTTCGCGACGTGAACCTTCGCGTCAACAACCGCTTCTTCCGCCTCAGCGACATCGCCACCATCACCCGCACCTATCAGGATCCGCCGTCCGCGCTCTTCCGCTTCAACGGCGAGCCGGCGATCGGCCTTGCCATCGGCATGAAGCAGGGATCGAACCTGCTGCAGTTCGGCGCGGCCGTGGAGAAGGAAATCGAGCTTCTGTCGCACGAGCTGCCGGCCGGGGTCGACGTGCATCTCGTCTCCGACCAGCCGAAGGTGGTGGAGGAGGCCGTCTCCGGCTTCACGCGCGCGCTGTTCGAGGCCGTCGCCATCGTTCTCATCGTCAGCTTCGTCAGCCTCGGGCTGCGCGCCGGCCTCGTCGTCGCGCTCTCCATTCCGCTGACGCTCGGCATCACCTTCGTCTTCATGTATTACGACGCCATCTCCCTGCAGCGCGTGTCGCTCGGGGCGCTGATCATCGCGCTCGGCCTTCTCGTCGACGATGCGATGATCGCCGTGGAGATGATGGTGGCGCGGCTGGAGGCGGGGGATTCGCTGCGCAAGGCCGCGACCTATGTCTACACCTCCACCGCCTTCCCGATGCTCACCGGCACGCTGGTGACGGTGGCGGGCTTCATCCCGATCGGCCTCAACAACAGCGCGGCCGGCGAATTCACCTTCAGCCTCTTCGTCGTCATCGCCATCTCGCTCGTCGTGTCATGGGTGGTCGCGGTGATCTTCACGCCGCTGCTCGGCGTCACGATCCTGCCGAAGAGCATGAAGAAGCATCATGAGGAGAAGGGCTGGTTCGCCCGCGGCTTCGCGCGCATCCTCGACACGTGCATGCGCTGGAAATGGACGACCATCGCCGCGACCGTGCTGATCTTCCTCGGCTCGGTCTTCGGCATGGGCTTCGTGCAGCAGCAGTTCTTCCCGTCCTCGGACCGGCCGGAACTCGTCATCGACTGGGCGCTGCCGCAGAATGCCTCCATCGCCGAGACCAATGCGCAGATCGCAAGGCTCGAGGAGGAGAAGCTGAAGGGCAATCCCGATATCGAGCGCTGGTCCTCCTATGTGGGCGAGGGCGCGGTGCGCTTCCTGCTTTCCTTCGATGTGCAGCCGCCGTCGCCGGCCTTCGGCCAGACGATCATCGTCAGCAAGGACCTGGAGGCGCGCGACCGGCTGCGGGCCGACCTTCAGGATTATCTGCGCAAGACCTTCGTCGGCACGGATGCGCTGGTGAAGCTGCTCGACATCGGCCCGCCGGTCGGCCGGCCGATCCAGTACCGCGTCACGGGGCCGGATATCCAGCAAGTGCGCGCGCAGGCGCTCGCCTTCGGCGAACTCCTCGGCAAGAACGGCCATCTGGGCGATATCGTCTACGACTGGAACGAGCCGGCCCGCGTGGTGAAGGTCGACGTGCTGCAGGACAAGGCCCGCCAGCTCGGCGTCACCTCGCAGGATATCGCCTCGGCGCTGAACGGCGTCGTCGGCGGCACGACCGTCACGCAGATCCGCGACGACGTCTATCTGATCGACGTCATCGGCCGCGCCAAGCCCTCCGAGCGGGAATCCATCGAGACGATCCGCCAGATACAGCTTCCCACGGCGAACGGCACCTCCGTGCCGCTCGCGGCGGTGGCGAACTATCGCTACGAGATGGAGCAGCCGGTCGTCTGGCGGCGCTCGCGCCAGCCCACCATCACCGTCAAGGCGAGCATTGCGGACGGCGTGCAGCCGGCGACGGTCGTCTCGCAGATGGACAAGGACGTGGCCGTTTTCCGCGCGGCGATGCCCTCCGGCTACAGCGTCACGGTCGGCGGCACGGTGGAGGAAAGCGCCAACAGCCAGGCGCCCATCGTCGCGGTCGTGCCGCTCATGCTCTTCGCCATGGCGACGATCCTGATGCTGCAATTGCAGAGTTTCTCGCGCCTGTTCCTCGTCTTCGCGGTCGCGCCGCTGGCGTTGATCGGGGTGGTGATCGCGCTTCTGGGCAGCGGCGCGCCGCTCGGCTTCGTCGCCATCCTCGGCGTGCTGGCGCTGATCGGCATTCTGATCCGCAACTCGGTGATCCTCGTCGTGCAGATCGAGGATCTGCGGCGCGAGGGCATGCGGGCCTGGGATGCCGTGCGGGAGGCGACCGAGCACCGCATGCGCCCGATCATGCTGACGGCGGCGGCGGCGAGCCTTGCGCTCATCCCCATCTCGCGGGAAGTGTTCTGGGGACCGATGGCCTATGCCATGATGGGCGGCATCATCGTCGGCACGGTGCTGACGCTGCTCTTCCTGCCGGCGCTCTATATCGCATGGTTCCGGATCAAGCCGAGAGAGGATGCGCCGGTACCCGAGCCGGAACCGCTTGCGGCGACCTGA
- a CDS encoding NADPH-dependent FMN reductase, with product MTRLVAISGSLRKGSFNTALLRAALTMAPEGTEIVEGSIRGIPLYDGDVEAADGIPEAVMALKDLVAAANGVILFTPEYNNGIPGVFKNAIDWMSRPSADIARVFGGKPFAITGASPGNFGTLLSQEAWLPVMRTLGTVPWFGAKLMVSRAGTVIQDGRIADEATERKLRDFIAGFAAFAAEHRR from the coding sequence ATGACGAGACTGGTGGCAATTTCGGGAAGCCTGCGCAAGGGCTCCTTCAACACGGCGCTGCTGCGCGCCGCCCTGACCATGGCGCCCGAAGGCACCGAAATCGTGGAAGGCTCGATCCGCGGCATTCCGCTCTATGACGGCGACGTGGAGGCCGCGGACGGCATACCCGAAGCGGTGATGGCGCTGAAGGACCTCGTCGCGGCGGCGAACGGCGTCATCCTCTTCACGCCGGAATATAACAACGGCATTCCCGGCGTCTTCAAGAACGCCATCGACTGGATGAGCCGCCCGTCCGCTGACATCGCCCGCGTCTTCGGCGGCAAGCCCTTCGCCATCACGGGCGCCTCGCCCGGCAATTTCGGCACGCTGCTTTCGCAGGAAGCCTGGCTTCCCGTCATGCGCACGCTCGGCACCGTGCCGTGGTTCGGCGCCAAGCTGATGGTCTCGCGCGCCGGCACGGTCATTCAGGACGGCCGGATCGCCGACGAGGCGACCGAGAGGAAGCTGCGCGATTTCATCGCCGGCTTTGCCGCCTTCGCCGCCGAACACCGGCGCTGA
- a CDS encoding efflux RND transporter periplasmic adaptor subunit — protein sequence MTRSGRMMLAALLLSATAAPALADGMARPVRTAPVHFEEREQSITITGEVIARVETDLSFRVGGRIVGWFVDVGDAVREGEVLARLDPEEQKADVEAAEAGVRAAEAQLKLARTNFDRQKSLLHDGISTQRDYDDAETALRTAESAREASVAQRDTAQEVLSYTELRAPADGIVTARLAETGQVAQAAQTMFTIADNGPRDAVFNVYESLFFAQPSKDGVTVTLLSDETVRATGHVREVSPTIDAQTGTVRVKIAMDETPPQMTLGASVVGVGALAPRRVAVVPWQALSGVEGKPALWIVDKANNTVSLRPVEVLSFETGAALVSGGIEEGEVYVADGTKLLRPGQTVSASAGEAQ from the coding sequence ATGACCCGATCGGGTAGAATGATGCTGGCGGCGCTCCTGTTGTCCGCCACCGCCGCGCCGGCCCTTGCCGACGGCATGGCGCGCCCGGTGCGTACCGCGCCGGTGCATTTCGAGGAACGCGAACAGTCGATCACCATCACGGGCGAGGTTATCGCGCGGGTGGAGACGGACCTGTCCTTCCGCGTCGGCGGGCGCATCGTCGGCTGGTTCGTCGATGTCGGCGACGCGGTTCGGGAAGGCGAGGTTCTCGCGCGGCTCGACCCCGAGGAACAGAAGGCGGATGTAGAGGCGGCGGAGGCCGGCGTGCGCGCGGCGGAAGCGCAGTTGAAGCTCGCCCGCACGAATTTCGACCGCCAGAAATCGCTTCTCCACGATGGCATCAGCACGCAGCGCGACTATGATGATGCAGAGACCGCGCTGCGCACGGCCGAAAGCGCCCGCGAGGCATCGGTCGCCCAGCGCGATACGGCGCAGGAAGTGCTCTCCTATACGGAGCTGCGTGCGCCCGCCGATGGTATCGTCACCGCCCGGCTGGCCGAGACGGGACAGGTTGCGCAGGCGGCGCAGACCATGTTCACCATTGCCGACAACGGTCCGCGCGACGCGGTCTTCAACGTTTATGAATCGCTGTTCTTCGCCCAGCCATCCAAGGATGGCGTGACCGTCACGCTGCTCAGCGACGAGACCGTGCGCGCGACGGGCCATGTGCGCGAGGTCTCGCCGACCATCGACGCGCAGACCGGCACCGTTCGCGTCAAGATCGCCATGGACGAAACGCCGCCGCAGATGACGCTCGGCGCCTCCGTGGTCGGTGTCGGGGCGCTTGCGCCGCGTCGGGTCGCGGTCGTGCCGTGGCAGGCGCTTTCGGGTGTCGAGGGCAAGCCGGCGCTGTGGATCGTCGATAAGGCGAACAACACCGTCAGCCTGCGCCCGGTCGAGGTGCTGTCCTTCGAAACGGGCGCGGCGCTCGTGTCGGGCGGCATCGAGGAAGGGGAGGTCTATGTGGCCGACGGCACGAAGCTGCTGCGGCCCGGCCAGACGGTGAGCGCCAGCGCAGGAGAAGCCCAATGA
- a CDS encoding ring-cleaving dioxygenase, with translation MTLQLTGIHHLTAITANAAENLRFYTQTLGLRLVKKTVNQDDTSAYHLFYADGLASPGSDLTFFDWPVGHERRGTHSVSRTGLRVASLSTLEWWKARFSDLKVKAGDIRDVGGRATLDFEDGEGQRFRLTVDDAGAPSNPWGKSPVPAGHQIKGLGPITLSVPDIRNTALVLTEVMSMKETATYPNPEGAGEVHVFSMGDGGPAAELHVAVEPDLPAAHQGAGAVHHVAFRAPDVEALHAWTERLRGFRLPSSGEVERFYFRSLYFREPNGILFEIATDGPGFAVDEPLETLGESLSLPPFLEPRRAQIEARLKPLA, from the coding sequence ATGACCCTGCAGCTTACGGGCATCCACCACCTGACCGCGATCACCGCCAATGCGGCGGAGAACCTGCGTTTCTACACGCAGACCCTCGGCCTGCGCCTCGTCAAGAAGACCGTGAACCAGGACGACACCAGCGCCTACCACCTCTTCTACGCCGATGGTCTGGCCTCCCCCGGCTCCGACCTCACCTTCTTCGACTGGCCGGTGGGCCATGAGCGGCGCGGCACGCACAGCGTTTCGCGCACGGGCCTGCGCGTCGCCAGCCTTTCGACGCTCGAATGGTGGAAGGCGCGCTTTTCCGACCTCAAGGTCAAGGCCGGCGATATCCGCGATGTCGGCGGCCGCGCCACGCTCGACTTCGAGGACGGCGAAGGCCAGCGCTTCCGCCTGACGGTGGACGATGCCGGCGCGCCCTCCAATCCGTGGGGCAAAAGCCCGGTGCCGGCCGGGCACCAGATCAAGGGCCTCGGCCCGATCACGCTCAGTGTGCCGGATATCCGCAACACGGCGCTGGTGCTGACGGAGGTGATGAGCATGAAGGAGACCGCCACCTATCCCAACCCGGAAGGCGCGGGCGAGGTCCATGTCTTCTCGATGGGCGACGGCGGCCCGGCGGCCGAGCTGCATGTCGCCGTCGAGCCGGACCTGCCGGCCGCCCATCAGGGCGCGGGCGCCGTACACCACGTCGCCTTCCGCGCACCGGATGTGGAGGCGCTGCATGCCTGGACGGAGCGCCTGCGCGGCTTCCGCCTGCCCTCCAGCGGCGAGGTCGAGCGCTTCTACTTCCGCTCGCTCTATTTCCGCGAGCCGAACGGCATCCTCTTCGAGATCGCGACGGACGGCCCCGGCTTCGCCGTGGACGAACCGCTCGAAACCCTCGGCGAGAGCCTGTCGCTGCCGCCCTTCCTCGAGCCGCGCCGCGCGCAGATCGAGGCCCGGCTGAAGCCCCTCGCCTGA